The following coding sequences lie in one Bicyclus anynana chromosome 21, ilBicAnyn1.1, whole genome shotgun sequence genomic window:
- the LOC112050520 gene encoding transmembrane protein 245 isoform X4, whose product MQQSPFENIFNIIGGLSEGNEKPMKHGFYNAFALFILAICCAAFYVLFLILEPFFKPLFWALLVGSLLHPFKYKLSKKIKTWFEGLEKSNSSVLCGLMVIPVNIINHASDSVGQQFKEHYKTVIGLLSAIFILPWIYNAIPRSFACIFWQLVSFISFTTTLLIRLCSSYITLTFALAYLISVYFLWSPARAGIFRMTSHILWLVVASFLANLAGSYKVYMFILLQAIGVTGFVLEILYVHKQLLLKDPEASVLTAFHAVITNRHIDSGGLEKIDEKPEEAIQEVNEKDSTKEVDSPVTPEQAVKRGSWTESDPIQSPQRQAKLLFKTRTLSALPLPSPKSKMPFENRLLASFKQRSLDENYIRNNFNDDETALYFKLLFFGCFCMLIWKYIWLLPVMLFFLAIHIIKILLNFFGVWLFFENQYNNLMLKVGGWWNDRKSALIPAEIRGIRKMLSICNRSVIDVAYESIDTVSTCIVIVGLILFVAVTTIFLCIQIYSEAIVVVQLSGSLLNSTFVQNSELHAYLPEGWEEKLDSLIDNAYTYGREGISTGIMRYVKSILKEGDPEKIARVEQQVLELWDRVYQSWVSGTFAAQLGPQVDGSAVQDSWDSLVNDVSSSSGMFDYSGVVAWVQANVGTLSAIATGVWAPLASNVSLLAGSLGAFTSLLLCGGGAIINMFINLVVFFTTLFYLLASSNALYKPVEVITRVQPNFGPRLGIALSVAINQVFRASFKMALFYGLWTWLVHNLFGAKVVYLPSG is encoded by the exons ATGCAACAGTCaccatttgaaaatattttcaatattatcggAGGTTTGTCGGAGGGCAATGAAAAGCCGATGAAACATGGATTTTACAATGCCTTCGCCCTTTTTATTCTTGCGATTTGTTGTGCGGCGTTCTACGTCCTATTTTTGATTTTGGAACCTTTTTTCAAACCGCTATTTTGGGCACTGCTTGTTGGCTCGCTACTGCACCCATTCAAGTACAAACTTTCTAAGAAAATCAAGACATGGTTCGAGGGACTGGAGAAGTCGAACTCGTCTGTGCTATGTGGGTTGATGGTGATACCAGTCAATATTATTAACCACGCGTCTGACTCTGTTGGGCAGCAGTTTAAAGAACATTATAAG aCTGTAATAGGCTTGCTAtctgcaatatttattttaccatgGATCTACAACGCCATACCGAGGAGCTTTGCCTGCATTTTCTGGCAGCTTGTCAGTTTCATCAGCTTTACCACAACACTTCTCATAAGACTATGCAGCTCTTACATT acaTTAACATTTGCTCTTGCATACTTAATAAGTGTATATTTTCTCTGGAGTCCTGCAAGAGCTGGAATATTTCGGATGACCTCTCACATACTCTGGCTGGTGGTAGCCAGCTTCCTCGCTAACTTGGCTGGATCATACAAAGTGTACATGTTTATATTGCTCCAAGCAATAGGTGTCACTGGATTTGTACTAGAAATATTGTATGTTCATAAACAATTGCTATTGAAAG ACCCAGAGGCTTCAGTACTCACAGCTTTCCATGCTGTGATAACAAATCGCCACATTGATAGTGGTGGATTAGAAAAGATAGATGAAAAACCTGAAGAGGCAATACAAGAAGTTAATGAGAAAGATTCAACTAAAGAAGTTGATTCTCCTGTTACCCCAGAACAAGCAGTAAAGAGAGGAAGTTGGACTGAAAGTGACCCCATTCAGAGTCCTCAACGACAagcaaaacttttatttaaaactagaacATTATCGGCACTACCGTTACCGAGTCCAAAATCGAAAATGCCTTTCGAAAACCGCCTTTTAGCTTCCTTCAAACAGAGGTCTTTAGATGAAAATTATATCAGAAATAATTTCAACGACGATGAAACAGCTCTGTACTTCAAATTACTTTTCTTTGGATGCTTTTGCATGTTGATATGGAAGTATATTTGGTTACTGCCTGTCATGTTGTTCTTTTTGGCCATCCATATTATCAAGATATTGCTCAACTTTTTTGGagtttggttattttttgaaaaccaGTACAACAATTTGATGCTTAAGGTTGGCGGCTGGTGGAATGACag gaaGTCAGCGTTGATACCCGCGGAAATCCGTGGCATACGCAAGATGCTGTCGATATGTAACCGCAGCGTCATAGATGTGGCTTATGAGTCCATTGACACGGTGTCAACGTGCATTGTGATCGTTGGCCTGATACTGTTTGTAGCTGTTACTACTATTTTCCTATGCATTCAG ATATACTCAGAAGCTATAGTAGTGGTACAACTCAGCGGAAGTCTTCTAAACAGTACATTTGTACAGAACAGCGAACTGCACGCATACTTGCCAGAAGGATGGGAGGAGAAGTTAGATTCACTTATTGACAACGCTTACACATATGGAAGGGAAGGAATCTCTACCGGG ATAATGAGATAC GTGAAGAGCATTCTCAAAGAAGGCGATCCCGAGAAGATAGCGCGCGTAGAGCAGCAGGTGCTAGAGCTGTGGGACCGCGTGTACCAGAGCTGGGTGTCGGGCACGTTCGCCGCACAGCTGGGCCCACAGGTGGACGGCTCGGCGGTGCAAGACTCTTGGGACAGTCTAGTGAACGACGTATCTTCTTCCTCTG GCATGTTCGACTACAGCGGCGTAGTAGCGTGGGTGCAAGCCAACGTTGGCACGCTGAGCGCCATCGCCACCGGCGTGTGGGCGCCGCTGGCCAGCAACGTGTCGCTGTTGGCCGGCTCGCTGGGCGCTTTCACTTCGCTGCTGCTGTGCGGAGGCGGCGCTATCATTAATATGTTTATCAATTTG GTGGTTTTCTTCACAACACTGTTCTATTTGCTGGCGTCCAGCAATGCGCTCTACAAGCCCGTGGAAGTTATAACTCGTGTACAGCCGAACTTTGGGCCGAGGTTGGG